The Posidoniimonas polymericola genome has a segment encoding these proteins:
- the rsfS gene encoding ribosome silencing factor: MAAAQTAHDNRGTEIVLLDMRELTPVFDYFLLATGSSRRQLHAISEEIDHILEGKLGDSRMGIEGYRESRWILLDYGNVVIHLFDEEVRGFYALEELWSGATRVPLPWDEEERDEDRDEAPAADSTDDASDGDA, translated from the coding sequence CTGGCGGCGGCCCAAACCGCGCACGACAACCGCGGGACCGAAATCGTGCTGCTCGACATGCGCGAGCTGACCCCGGTGTTCGACTACTTCCTCCTCGCCACCGGCTCCAGCCGCCGGCAGCTGCACGCCATCAGCGAGGAGATCGACCACATTCTCGAAGGGAAGCTGGGCGACTCCCGGATGGGCATCGAGGGTTACCGCGAGAGCCGCTGGATCCTGCTCGACTACGGCAACGTGGTGATTCACCTGTTCGACGAGGAGGTGCGTGGCTTCTACGCGCTCGAGGAGCTGTGGTCCGGCGCCACGCGCGTGCCGCTGCCGTGGGACGAAGAGGAGCGTGATGAAGATCGCGATGAGGCCCCGGCTGCTGATTCCACGGACGACGCTTCCGACGGCGACGCGTAG
- a CDS encoding polysaccharide pyruvyl transferase family protein — protein sequence MSIVLSGCNGFRNRGVEALIAPSVAELHKRFPGGGVAVLSGQPAFDETRDVDATFVLDPFIGKVRSLPVRRVGAGIAPRVFRTEAKAINAIRAADAVIASGGDNFSSDYGDFRMHLEPLKIAQKTGKATFMLAQSVGPFKSDEHRDHFCSVAKNVSLITLRESRSYDYVINELGLPADRVHLTADPAFLLNPVGEERVHRLLRRYGVDPAAPYVTIAMSRGIARFPGLDTSGANAAQVHLAVLGELVTHALDELNAQVLLVPHVQETLLKNNDLVLAEEIVDAMEDDRVRVAWGDHSAADYKGLIASASLNIAERMHAAIAGVSTATPTMVVRYSVKADGIIGDLLGENAREDGAIIPFEEYLEDEGRVAVATLQQAWENRDKIRATLSGKLPEVRRLSESNYDLFQEVLSSRGRV from the coding sequence ATGTCAATTGTACTTTCCGGCTGCAACGGATTTCGGAACCGAGGCGTCGAAGCACTGATTGCGCCGAGCGTCGCAGAGCTCCACAAGAGGTTCCCGGGGGGCGGCGTCGCCGTGCTGAGTGGCCAGCCGGCTTTCGACGAGACACGCGACGTTGACGCGACGTTTGTGCTTGACCCCTTCATCGGGAAGGTGCGTTCGCTGCCGGTTAGACGGGTCGGGGCGGGCATTGCGCCCCGGGTGTTCCGCACCGAGGCGAAGGCGATCAACGCGATCCGCGCCGCCGACGCTGTCATCGCTTCAGGCGGCGACAACTTCTCGTCGGACTACGGCGATTTCCGCATGCACCTCGAGCCTCTCAAGATCGCCCAGAAGACGGGCAAGGCGACCTTCATGCTCGCCCAGTCGGTGGGGCCGTTCAAGAGCGACGAGCACCGCGACCACTTCTGCTCCGTCGCCAAGAACGTTTCGCTCATCACGCTCAGGGAGAGCCGGTCCTACGACTACGTCATCAACGAGCTGGGGCTCCCGGCAGACCGGGTGCACCTGACCGCCGACCCGGCCTTTCTGCTGAACCCCGTCGGCGAGGAGCGTGTGCATCGACTGCTGCGGCGATACGGCGTCGACCCCGCCGCTCCGTACGTGACGATCGCGATGAGTCGCGGCATCGCCCGGTTCCCGGGTCTCGACACGAGCGGCGCGAACGCCGCGCAGGTGCACCTGGCGGTGCTCGGTGAGCTGGTGACGCACGCGCTAGACGAGTTGAATGCCCAGGTCCTGCTGGTTCCTCACGTGCAAGAGACGCTGCTCAAGAACAACGACCTGGTCCTCGCCGAAGAGATCGTCGACGCCATGGAGGACGACCGAGTCCGCGTCGCCTGGGGCGACCACTCGGCCGCGGATTACAAGGGGCTGATCGCGTCGGCGAGCCTCAATATTGCTGAGCGTATGCACGCGGCCATTGCCGGCGTTTCGACCGCGACGCCGACTATGGTGGTGCGGTACTCGGTCAAGGCCGACGGCATCATCGGCGACCTCCTCGGGGAGAACGCACGGGAGGACGGCGCGATTATCCCGTTCGAGGAGTACCTGGAGGACGAGGGCCGCGTCGCAGTGGCGACGCTGCAGCAGGCCTGGGAGAACCGCGACAAGATCCGCGCCACCCTGTCGGGAAAGCTGCCCGAGGTGCGGCGGCTGTCCGAGTCCAACTACGACCTCTTCCAAGAGGTGCTCAGCAGTCGCGGGAGGGTGTGA
- a CDS encoding heavy-metal-associated domain-containing protein, which translates to MLALLMLLAVAAPQSNAAPPAQSQPQTQTANKPLPPGVVQVQLDSLHCPSCAKQIARNLYKTPGVMRVRTDMKKDQVWITAQPKKQLDLAQVWQATKIKDAAPVTLRIGDRVFAAKDFEKAAETAARSTPAAQR; encoded by the coding sequence ATGCTTGCGTTGCTGATGCTGCTAGCGGTCGCCGCTCCCCAGTCGAACGCCGCCCCGCCGGCCCAATCGCAGCCGCAGACCCAAACGGCGAACAAGCCGCTGCCGCCCGGCGTCGTGCAGGTGCAGCTCGACTCGCTGCACTGCCCGAGCTGCGCGAAGCAGATCGCCCGCAACCTCTACAAGACCCCCGGCGTGATGCGTGTCCGCACGGACATGAAGAAGGACCAGGTCTGGATCACCGCGCAGCCCAAGAAGCAGCTCGACCTGGCCCAGGTCTGGCAGGCGACCAAGATCAAGGACGCCGCGCCCGTCACGCTGCGGATCGGCGACCGGGTGTTCGCGGCGAAGGACTTCGAGAAGGCGGCCGAGACAGCGGCCCGATCAACGCCCGCGGCGCAACGCTAG
- the bcp gene encoding thioredoxin-dependent thiol peroxidase, whose translation MSDTPWVEAGDKAPAFTLTSDSGEKVRLSELKGQPVVLYFYPKDDTPGCTLEACAFRDQSARLKKLGAVVLGVSPDDAASHEKFREKYELNFPLLVDADHKIAEKYGAWREKNMYGKKSLGIQRSTFLIDPAGKVAKVWKRVKVDGHDQQVLDAISELAE comes from the coding sequence ATGAGCGACACCCCGTGGGTCGAGGCTGGCGACAAAGCGCCGGCATTCACCCTGACCAGCGACTCGGGCGAAAAGGTTCGCCTCTCGGAACTAAAGGGGCAGCCCGTCGTGCTCTATTTTTACCCAAAAGACGACACGCCAGGCTGCACCCTCGAGGCGTGCGCGTTCCGTGACCAGTCGGCCAGGCTCAAGAAGCTCGGGGCGGTGGTGCTCGGCGTGAGCCCCGATGATGCCGCTAGCCACGAGAAATTTCGGGAAAAATACGAGTTGAACTTCCCGCTGCTGGTCGATGCCGACCACAAGATTGCCGAGAAGTACGGCGCCTGGCGGGAGAAGAACATGTACGGGAAGAAGTCGCTGGGGATTCAGCGAAGCACCTTCCTGATTGACCCAGCTGGCAAGGTGGCCAAGGTGTGGAAGCGGGTGAAGGTAGACGGCCACGATCAGCAGGTGCTAGACGCGATTTCTGAACTTGCAGAATAG
- a CDS encoding glycosyltransferase family 4 protein: protein MITPENVAMLVKGDEVYGIGAIERLYAEGWPEMTFVCMGRGYTHDWLVEHGARVELVEGLTAFRDGNSIRAVTTAPLAMRQAKRDARRIHELLDGRGIKVVHTQWKPQQMIAGYMRRLGYKSVWQINNNMKPQRLGGLGGVLSHRFARWGADLLLPASDFIANNWQGCGVRSMTIRNAAPRLFDALADAPAAPPVKCLVAGRLQSSKGHHTAVEAVIAARQRGHDVCLDIYGGPIDDNDYADGLRRRISAAGAEQAIRFMGFCTDLRERHQRYHLGLQCRIDPEPCSLWVCETMVDGLPLLASATGGTPELVDDGQTGRLYPAGDAVALGELLCEYAKNPAALDSLRAAAYRRGQQHFLNTRMLDQTLEAYRSL from the coding sequence ATGATTACCCCAGAAAACGTAGCGATGCTCGTCAAGGGTGACGAGGTCTACGGCATCGGCGCCATCGAGCGGCTCTACGCCGAGGGTTGGCCGGAGATGACCTTTGTCTGCATGGGGCGTGGCTACACGCACGACTGGCTGGTCGAGCACGGCGCCCGGGTCGAACTGGTCGAGGGGCTCACCGCGTTCCGCGACGGCAACTCGATCCGCGCCGTCACGACCGCGCCGCTGGCGATGCGGCAGGCGAAGCGCGACGCCCGCCGCATTCATGAGCTGCTCGACGGCCGCGGGATTAAGGTCGTCCACACCCAGTGGAAGCCGCAGCAGATGATCGCCGGCTACATGCGGCGTTTGGGCTACAAGTCGGTGTGGCAGATTAATAACAACATGAAGCCGCAGCGGCTTGGCGGGCTGGGCGGCGTGCTCAGCCACCGGTTCGCACGCTGGGGCGCGGACCTGCTGCTGCCTGCTAGCGATTTTATCGCCAACAACTGGCAGGGCTGCGGGGTCCGCTCGATGACCATTCGCAACGCGGCGCCGCGCCTGTTCGACGCATTAGCCGACGCGCCTGCGGCGCCGCCGGTCAAGTGCTTGGTGGCCGGGCGGTTGCAGTCGAGCAAGGGGCACCACACCGCGGTCGAGGCGGTGATCGCCGCTCGGCAGCGCGGGCACGACGTCTGCCTCGACATCTACGGCGGGCCGATCGACGACAACGACTACGCCGACGGCCTGCGTCGCAGGATCTCCGCGGCCGGCGCGGAGCAGGCTATTCGCTTCATGGGGTTCTGCACCGATCTCCGCGAGCGGCACCAGCGGTACCACCTCGGCCTGCAGTGCCGCATCGACCCCGAGCCTTGCAGCCTGTGGGTCTGTGAGACGATGGTCGACGGCTTGCCGCTGCTGGCCTCGGCCACGGGCGGCACACCAGAACTGGTCGACGACGGCCAGACCGGGCGCCTGTACCCGGCGGGCGACGCCGTTGCGCTCGGTGAGCTGCTGTGCGAGTACGCTAAGAACCCGGCCGCGCTGGACTCGCTGCGCGCGGCGGCCTATCGGCGTGGGCAGCAACACTTTCTCAACACGCGGATGCTCGACCAAACGCTGGAGGCCTACCGGTCGCTCTAG
- a CDS encoding FHA domain-containing protein has translation MLQWRLKLVEARRALVAGRLEEALTALNDPQLQGFLPAKRLADGLAKKYAERAAQRIEWGQSCAGFADLAAIDQLGAHRAQADAIRLDYAQRVEQQATERLAAYAPDSALQLLRRGKRRGVDTPALRLLTEIARCWSEALEHADCGDSTRATDKLQRCVAVLCGDTTSLLPQQLRPVVEQAASAISERAARHRAAAQELSAAATQRDWSAVLRNADAVLAAAPRDGEAVRLRRRAWRELELDATRPYKPLRTAGESGRMNSHGESVPHEPGRHGRSEARRLARAIRETTHAPSPTKEDTSVGKPPADRRMLWVDAVGGFLVCLDDQIVIGQPAGGASPDLPILADISRRHAILRRESGSYVLEPIGSTKLDGELLSGPVVLDAEHLIQLGDGVRIRFTKPHALSATARLVIESGHKTTPSADAVLLMAESCVMGPARHSHVRCRPWADELIIYRQDGELCCRTRGPLTVDGRQIEGPVTLGETTRLEGQDFSVSVEQV, from the coding sequence ATGCTCCAGTGGCGTCTGAAACTGGTTGAGGCACGGCGGGCGCTTGTGGCCGGGCGGCTCGAAGAGGCGCTCACCGCGCTGAACGATCCCCAGCTGCAGGGTTTTCTCCCCGCCAAAAGGCTCGCCGACGGGTTGGCGAAGAAGTACGCCGAGCGGGCGGCCCAGCGGATCGAGTGGGGCCAGAGCTGCGCCGGCTTCGCCGACCTGGCGGCCATCGATCAGCTTGGCGCCCACCGCGCCCAGGCGGACGCCATCCGCCTCGACTACGCCCAGCGGGTCGAGCAGCAGGCGACCGAGCGGCTCGCGGCGTACGCGCCCGACTCCGCGCTGCAGCTGCTGCGTCGCGGCAAGCGCCGCGGAGTCGACACGCCGGCCCTGCGGTTGCTGACCGAGATTGCCCGCTGCTGGTCCGAAGCGCTCGAGCACGCCGACTGTGGCGACTCGACCCGCGCAACCGACAAGCTCCAACGCTGCGTCGCGGTGCTCTGCGGCGACACGACCAGTTTGCTGCCGCAGCAGCTGCGTCCGGTGGTCGAGCAGGCGGCGTCCGCTATTAGCGAGCGGGCCGCACGGCACCGGGCGGCCGCCCAGGAGCTCAGCGCCGCGGCCACGCAGCGGGACTGGTCGGCCGTGCTCCGCAACGCCGACGCCGTGCTGGCGGCGGCCCCGCGGGACGGCGAGGCGGTGCGGCTGCGCCGCCGCGCATGGCGCGAGCTGGAGCTCGACGCGACGCGGCCCTACAAGCCTTTGCGTACCGCTGGGGAATCTGGCAGGATGAACAGCCACGGAGAGTCCGTTCCCCACGAGCCGGGCCGCCACGGCCGGTCGGAGGCGCGTCGGCTGGCGAGGGCAATCCGTGAGACCACTCACGCACCCTCGCCGACCAAGGAAGATACCTCTGTGGGCAAGCCCCCCGCCGACCGCCGGATGCTGTGGGTGGACGCTGTCGGGGGCTTCCTGGTTTGCCTGGACGACCAGATCGTGATTGGCCAGCCGGCGGGGGGGGCGAGCCCCGATCTGCCGATTCTGGCCGATATTTCCCGGCGGCACGCGATCCTGCGTCGCGAGAGCGGGTCTTACGTGCTCGAGCCGATCGGATCGACTAAACTAGACGGGGAGCTGCTGAGCGGCCCCGTGGTGCTGGACGCCGAACACTTGATCCAGCTCGGCGACGGCGTGCGGATCCGGTTTACCAAGCCCCACGCGCTCAGCGCCACGGCGCGGCTGGTTATCGAGAGCGGGCACAAGACGACCCCCTCGGCCGACGCGGTGCTGCTGATGGCGGAAAGCTGCGTGATGGGCCCGGCGCGCCACAGCCACGTGCGTTGCCGGCCGTGGGCGGACGAGCTGATTATTTACCGGCAGGACGGCGAGCTGTGCTGCCGCACCCGCGGCCCGCTGACGGTCGACGGTCGGCAGATCGAAGGCCCGGTGACGCTCGGCGAGACAACCCGACTCGAGGGGCAAGATTTTTCTGTCAGCGTCGAACAAGTCTAA
- a CDS encoding Coenzyme F420 hydrogenase/dehydrogenase, beta subunit C-terminal domain: protein MVSPTLHQIELNPYGELQATDDAEASEHDADFAGVCPFSGEGPDEDAIAERLYASPGVGRDDQIGYHLACYAGAVSESDFRERGSSGGMGSWIVAQLLAAGEVDGVVHVKETQQGDGARRFSYAISRTPAEVRDGAKSRYYPIEMSEVLAEVIRTPGRYAVVGIPCFIKAVRRLALAREDFSDRIAFCVSIVCGHLKSAAFAEAIAWEMGVDPGELAGIDFRHKLEGRKASQYGVRVTTSSGDEIVRPMEGLVTKDWGIGLFKYAACDMCDDVVGETADISIGDAWLPGFENDSRGTNVVVVRNARVGEIVEQGIREGRLELSPLAPGEVARSQAGGFRHRRLGLAYRLWLRARRGQWSPAKRVTPSCRGIDRRQRAIFELRSQILVEGREAFRAAKQAGSFGGFLDWFRPIEARYRALYRKPFYQRVIGAARARLRRLRR, encoded by the coding sequence GTGGTTTCGCCAACGCTGCACCAGATAGAGCTGAATCCCTATGGTGAGTTGCAAGCGACGGACGATGCTGAGGCCTCCGAACACGACGCCGACTTCGCCGGCGTGTGCCCGTTTTCAGGCGAGGGGCCGGATGAGGACGCAATCGCAGAACGCCTGTACGCGTCCCCCGGCGTCGGCCGGGACGACCAGATAGGCTACCACCTCGCGTGCTACGCCGGAGCGGTATCCGAGAGCGATTTTCGCGAGCGCGGCAGTTCCGGAGGCATGGGAAGCTGGATCGTGGCCCAACTACTCGCGGCCGGTGAGGTCGACGGCGTTGTCCACGTGAAAGAGACCCAGCAGGGTGACGGCGCCCGAAGATTCTCTTACGCTATTTCACGCACGCCGGCCGAGGTGCGAGATGGGGCCAAGTCCCGCTACTACCCCATCGAGATGTCCGAAGTGCTGGCCGAGGTGATCCGAACGCCCGGGCGTTACGCCGTGGTCGGCATCCCCTGTTTTATCAAGGCGGTACGCCGGCTGGCGTTGGCCAGGGAAGACTTCTCCGACCGCATCGCGTTCTGCGTTTCCATCGTCTGCGGGCATTTAAAGAGCGCGGCCTTTGCGGAAGCGATCGCTTGGGAGATGGGAGTCGACCCCGGAGAACTGGCGGGCATCGACTTCCGGCACAAGCTGGAGGGCCGCAAGGCCAGCCAGTATGGGGTCCGGGTCACCACCTCCAGCGGCGATGAGATCGTGCGGCCGATGGAAGGCCTCGTTACCAAGGACTGGGGCATCGGGCTGTTCAAGTACGCCGCGTGCGACATGTGTGACGACGTCGTCGGCGAGACGGCCGACATCTCGATTGGAGACGCGTGGCTGCCGGGCTTCGAGAACGACTCGCGAGGAACCAACGTTGTGGTGGTGCGTAACGCACGCGTCGGCGAGATTGTCGAGCAGGGCATCCGCGAGGGCCGGCTCGAGCTGTCGCCGCTCGCGCCCGGCGAAGTGGCTAGGTCGCAGGCGGGGGGCTTCCGTCACCGGCGTCTCGGACTCGCCTACCGTCTGTGGCTGCGTGCGAGACGCGGCCAGTGGTCGCCGGCGAAGAGGGTGACGCCGTCATGCCGCGGGATTGACCGCCGCCAGCGGGCAATCTTCGAACTGCGTTCGCAGATTCTAGTCGAGGGACGCGAAGCCTTCCGGGCCGCGAAGCAGGCGGGAAGCTTCGGGGGCTTCCTCGATTGGTTCCGGCCGATCGAGGCGCGCTATCGCGCGCTCTATCGCAAGCCGTTCTATCAGCGGGTCATCGGAGCCGCGCGGGCCAGGTTGCGTCGCCTTCGGCGTTAG
- a CDS encoding lipopolysaccharide biosynthesis protein — protein sequence MPSKVDYFCSDSIREDLKGKTVRGGVVSGVGQVIRIAIGLAAVPVLTRLLDPTAFGLLAMVAFFTNFAAMFVDAGMSMATVQREQISHRQVTNLFWISSGLGLAIAALAAAFSPAIAWFYGEPRLTAITCALALSYLLSGLAVQHQALLRRAMQFKELAIANVASMAVAQVAAVGWALRFRGASIDYWALVLIPLVTAAVRVAMLWGYCSWRPGWPAREKGTRSLVTFGANLTGFNFVNYFARNLDNLLIGWWWGGAALGYYDRAYRLMMIPLQQINSPLTGVVVPALSRLAGEPEKYRRAYTWTMERILLIACPMMAYAAVAAPWIAVVYLSEDFAESGPILQWLSVAAIWQTLSASVGWLFVSQGRDREMLRWGCIHSLLVAGSFVAGAPFGAIGVAKAYALVFNVACIPLAFWSVGRTGQVRVRDFLGLMWRVAPAPLAVAVTTVAVRLALPNATPMRLLLVSLLCAALAWAVAVLSTKVGRAAASELATSLRLAQARVRCGAWTGGSR from the coding sequence GTGCCCTCGAAAGTCGACTACTTCTGCAGCGACTCGATCCGCGAGGATCTCAAGGGCAAAACCGTGCGCGGGGGGGTGGTCTCGGGCGTGGGGCAGGTAATCCGGATTGCGATTGGCCTCGCCGCGGTCCCGGTTCTTACCCGCCTGCTCGATCCGACGGCTTTTGGCTTGCTGGCGATGGTCGCCTTCTTCACCAACTTCGCCGCGATGTTCGTCGACGCAGGAATGTCGATGGCGACCGTACAACGCGAGCAGATATCTCACCGTCAGGTCACAAACCTGTTTTGGATCTCGTCGGGGCTTGGGCTTGCGATCGCCGCATTGGCAGCGGCCTTCTCCCCGGCGATCGCGTGGTTCTACGGCGAGCCAAGACTGACTGCGATTACCTGTGCGCTCGCGTTGTCTTACCTGCTGTCTGGGTTGGCCGTCCAGCATCAGGCTCTGCTCCGCCGCGCAATGCAGTTCAAAGAGCTTGCAATCGCTAATGTCGCGTCGATGGCAGTGGCTCAGGTTGCGGCCGTTGGCTGGGCGTTGCGATTTCGCGGCGCCAGCATCGACTACTGGGCGTTGGTCCTGATCCCATTGGTGACTGCCGCGGTTCGAGTAGCGATGCTGTGGGGGTATTGCAGTTGGCGTCCAGGGTGGCCTGCTCGTGAGAAGGGCACGAGGAGCCTCGTAACCTTCGGCGCTAATCTGACGGGCTTCAATTTTGTGAACTACTTTGCCAGGAACCTCGACAACCTGCTTATCGGCTGGTGGTGGGGCGGCGCGGCGCTCGGCTACTACGACCGCGCATATCGATTGATGATGATCCCACTCCAGCAGATCAACAGCCCGCTAACCGGCGTCGTCGTTCCTGCGTTAAGTCGCTTGGCCGGCGAACCAGAGAAGTACCGGCGGGCATACACGTGGACAATGGAAAGGATCTTGTTAATCGCCTGCCCGATGATGGCGTACGCGGCCGTTGCGGCGCCGTGGATTGCTGTGGTCTACCTCAGCGAAGACTTTGCCGAGTCGGGGCCGATCCTTCAGTGGTTGTCGGTGGCGGCGATTTGGCAGACGCTCTCGGCGTCGGTGGGGTGGCTATTCGTGAGCCAGGGGAGGGATCGTGAGATGCTCCGCTGGGGTTGCATCCACTCGCTCCTCGTCGCTGGATCGTTTGTCGCCGGCGCACCGTTCGGAGCGATTGGAGTGGCTAAGGCGTACGCACTCGTTTTCAACGTGGCGTGCATCCCGTTGGCGTTCTGGTCGGTAGGCAGAACGGGGCAGGTCCGAGTTCGGGATTTCCTGGGACTCATGTGGAGAGTGGCTCCAGCCCCTCTCGCCGTTGCCGTGACCACCGTTGCGGTTAGGCTCGCCCTCCCGAACGCGACCCCAATGCGACTGCTGCTGGTCTCGCTGTTGTGCGCTGCTCTGGCGTGGGCCGTTGCGGTGCTCAGCACCAAGGTCGGACGCGCCGCGGCGTCTGAACTGGCGACTAGTCTCCGCCTGGCCCAAGCCAGGGTCCGGTGTGGGGCGTGGACCGGAGGGAGTCGCTAG
- a CDS encoding glycosyltransferase family 2 protein, whose translation MAADARISVVIPTYNRANLLRGCLDSALAQTRPADEIVLVDDGSTDDTSEVVASYSDQIMFIQQENAGPGAARNNGAARASGDYIAFLDSDDAWAPWTLEYIAAAIEEHRPRLMLLTPQILSDPSEWRCNEKPPLDARGYPDFFAAAKRGLYCGSNVMVVDRRRMLEVGGFHPDLRCAEDQVLVMRMGIDAGFCQIVSPPLVGVLRHEVSLMESCDGIVSGLNYLIDAEHRGEFPGGAERQRDRRAYLSFLVRGLSHRLVKQGHPKEARRLYRRVLGWNLRLLRFKYLLGLPVLSVLAPKRG comes from the coding sequence ATGGCGGCCGACGCGCGGATCTCTGTTGTGATACCGACCTACAACCGGGCGAACCTGCTGCGCGGGTGTCTAGACTCCGCTCTCGCGCAAACTCGGCCGGCCGACGAGATCGTCCTCGTCGACGACGGGTCCACCGACGACACCAGCGAAGTCGTGGCGTCCTACAGCGACCAGATCATGTTCATCCAGCAGGAGAACGCCGGGCCTGGCGCCGCACGCAACAACGGCGCTGCGCGCGCCAGCGGCGACTACATCGCGTTTCTCGACAGCGACGACGCCTGGGCGCCATGGACGCTCGAGTACATCGCCGCCGCGATCGAGGAGCACCGCCCGCGATTGATGCTGCTCACGCCGCAGATCCTCTCGGACCCGAGCGAGTGGCGTTGCAATGAAAAGCCCCCGCTAGACGCGCGCGGCTATCCCGATTTCTTCGCCGCCGCCAAGCGAGGCCTGTACTGCGGGTCGAACGTGATGGTTGTCGACCGCCGGCGAATGCTAGAGGTGGGCGGCTTCCACCCCGACCTGCGCTGCGCGGAGGACCAGGTGCTGGTCATGCGCATGGGGATCGACGCCGGCTTCTGCCAGATCGTATCGCCGCCACTGGTTGGGGTGCTCAGGCACGAAGTGAGCCTGATGGAATCCTGCGACGGCATTGTCAGCGGATTGAACTATCTGATCGACGCTGAGCACCGAGGAGAGTTCCCTGGCGGCGCTGAGCGACAGCGGGACCGCCGAGCATACCTATCGTTCCTGGTGAGGGGGCTAAGTCACCGGCTGGTAAAGCAGGGTCACCCGAAGGAGGCTCGCCGCCTGTACCGTCGGGTGCTTGGTTGGAACCTCAGACTGCTGCGGTTCAAGTACCTGTTGGGGCTGCCGGTGTTGTCTGTCCTGGCGCCCAAGCGAGGCTAG